In uncultured Cohaesibacter sp., a genomic segment contains:
- a CDS encoding prolyl oligopeptidase family serine peptidase, whose translation MSKMTWRELPLIVFAIAAAFTPAKAENRIDIIRADAPELAAYGDQKLGVRQLDFVHENQIDILHISAKDKDRTSYPRYDRPLTVEVWYPAAADAEGSTALKANLRDGETQIDLHGKAIREAEPAKLDKPLPLVIVTHGYPGNRFLMSPIAENLASKGYVVVAIDHTDATYATLGNISSTLVNRTKDDLFVLNQIDALSKDESSFLFGLVDTNNTGMIGYSMGGYGTIVTVGGGLTQKALESQEGFFSAPAGTLDQYRAGSEAYNALTDTRIKTAVTFAPAGVKRGFMDAETLKGVRVPTLFIAGSIDDIVGYEDGVRKMWQLTKNVDRSLLTFENANHNAGAPMSAPAEADFVSPKLGFNLTMHYLDPVWDNVRMNNISSHFITAWMDKYLKGDASKDAYLDLVPVAHDGVWSREKDGTPKADDSYWKGFPNRTAAGLRFETLKKGE comes from the coding sequence ATGAGCAAGATGACATGGCGGGAATTGCCATTGATTGTGTTTGCAATCGCCGCCGCTTTCACACCAGCCAAAGCTGAGAATCGCATCGACATCATTCGGGCAGACGCCCCAGAACTGGCCGCCTATGGAGACCAGAAGCTGGGCGTACGGCAACTTGATTTTGTGCATGAAAACCAGATCGATATTCTCCATATCAGCGCAAAGGATAAGGATCGCACCTCCTACCCGCGTTATGATCGTCCCTTGACGGTCGAAGTGTGGTATCCAGCCGCAGCAGACGCCGAAGGCTCTACCGCGCTCAAGGCGAATCTGCGCGACGGCGAAACCCAGATTGATTTGCATGGCAAGGCCATCAGGGAGGCAGAACCTGCCAAACTGGACAAGCCCCTCCCCTTGGTCATTGTGACACATGGCTATCCGGGAAACCGCTTCCTGATGTCTCCGATTGCCGAAAATCTGGCTTCCAAAGGTTATGTCGTGGTGGCGATCGACCATACCGATGCCACATATGCCACACTTGGAAATATCAGCTCGACACTTGTAAACCGCACCAAGGACGACCTGTTTGTGCTCAACCAGATTGATGCCCTGTCCAAGGATGAGAGCTCATTCTTGTTTGGCCTTGTTGACACCAACAATACCGGCATGATCGGTTATTCCATGGGTGGCTACGGCACCATTGTCACCGTTGGTGGCGGCCTTACCCAGAAAGCGCTTGAGTCTCAGGAGGGATTTTTCTCCGCGCCAGCAGGTACACTCGATCAATATCGTGCTGGCAGCGAAGCCTATAATGCATTGACTGACACGCGCATCAAGACAGCGGTCACCTTCGCTCCCGCAGGAGTGAAGCGCGGTTTTATGGATGCCGAGACGCTTAAAGGCGTTCGTGTTCCGACGCTCTTTATTGCCGGATCCATTGATGACATCGTCGGCTATGAAGATGGCGTCCGCAAAATGTGGCAGCTGACCAAAAATGTCGACCGCTCTTTGCTAACGTTCGAAAATGCCAACCATAATGCGGGCGCCCCTATGTCAGCCCCGGCTGAAGCCGATTTCGTTTCCCCCAAGCTCGGCTTCAATCTCACCATGCACTATCTTGATCCTGTTTGGGATAATGTCAGGATGAATAACATCTCCAGTCACTTCATCACCGCATGGATGGACAAATATCTCAAAGGTGATGCGAGCAAAGATGCCTATCTTGATCTTGTTCCCGTTGCTCATGATGGGGTTTGGTCAAGAGAAAAAGACGGCACACCCAAAGCCGATGACAGCTATTGGAAAGGGTTCCCGAACCGCACCGCTGCGGGCCTGCGTTTTGAGACCCTCAAGAAAGGCGAATGA
- a CDS encoding LacI family DNA-binding transcriptional regulator, whose amino-acid sequence MSPRSHSNMGRGKTERVSLATVAQKAGVSTATASRIINGINNKASKETVQRVKAVVAALGYRPASSGRTLRTQESRIVGLLAASIANPMIAAFASSIEWALRAEGYVMALCDTHEMAEVQDEYLLEMQSQLARAIIIIGAVKSPVLDQMQTSGPPILFVNRPDPNSTKSPYVGMDNYQAGLDMARCLITQGVRKFGVIHGSLNQTAATFRHSGFMAGLSQAGVDGANVTQLTGEGANPLEVGYACMPSFIDMQDGPEVIVCTNDILAYGAYRRVIEAGLDPTRDFAFFGFDDNPLNQWIAPWLNSIGIEETDIGSTCLSILKQIWAGNEVEEPAFLPHRIRLNGLGLP is encoded by the coding sequence ATGTCACCACGGTCGCACTCCAATATGGGGCGAGGAAAAACGGAGCGGGTTTCCCTTGCCACAGTTGCCCAAAAGGCTGGGGTGTCTACGGCCACCGCTTCCAGAATCATAAATGGAATCAACAACAAGGCTTCCAAGGAAACTGTGCAGCGGGTCAAAGCCGTAGTGGCTGCGCTTGGCTATCGGCCAGCCAGTAGCGGGCGCACCCTCAGAACGCAGGAGAGCCGGATTGTTGGGTTGCTCGCAGCGTCCATTGCCAACCCGATGATCGCGGCATTCGCGTCATCAATTGAATGGGCCCTCAGAGCCGAGGGTTATGTTATGGCGCTCTGTGATACGCATGAGATGGCAGAAGTGCAGGATGAGTATCTTCTGGAAATGCAGTCACAGCTGGCCCGCGCCATTATCATAATTGGTGCGGTCAAAAGCCCTGTGCTTGACCAGATGCAAACTTCGGGGCCCCCCATCCTGTTCGTGAACCGTCCGGATCCGAACTCGACCAAAAGCCCCTATGTGGGCATGGACAATTATCAGGCAGGCCTTGATATGGCCCGATGCCTCATTACGCAGGGCGTTCGCAAATTCGGTGTGATCCATGGCTCGCTGAATCAGACCGCAGCAACCTTTCGCCATAGCGGTTTCATGGCCGGTTTGTCTCAGGCCGGAGTGGATGGCGCAAATGTAACGCAATTGACAGGTGAGGGGGCCAACCCTCTGGAAGTCGGCTATGCCTGCATGCCTTCCTTCATAGACATGCAGGATGGTCCTGAAGTCATTGTCTGCACGAACGATATTTTGGCTTATGGCGCTTATCGGCGGGTGATCGAGGCGGGCCTTGATCCGACCAGAGACTTTGCTTTCTTCGGATTCGATGACAACCCACTGAACCAATGGATCGCTCCTTGGCTCAACTCTATCGGCATTGAAGAGACGGATATCGGAAGCACATGCCTGTCCATTCTCAAGCAAATCTGGGCAGGAAATGAAGTTGAGGAGCCTGCTTTCCTGCCCCATAGAATCCGCTTGAATGGATTGGGCCTTCCATAG